In the genome of Geminocystis sp. M7585_C2015_104, the window GTGGTTCGCAATAGAAAAGACACCATCAAAGACGCCATAGAATCTGTCTTGTCTCAAACACATCAAGACACAGAGTATATTGTAGTGGACGGTGCCAGTGATGATGGAACCACTGAGATAATAAGGCAGTATCAGGACAAAATAAGTAAGTTCATATCCGAACCGGACAAAGGCATTTACGATGCCATGAACAAGGGAATAAAACTGGCCACGGGGGATGTTATAGGGATTTTAAACGGCGATGATTTGTATGCTAGTGATGACATTTTAGAAACCGTGGCCAAGGAATTTATGGGCAAAAATATAGATTGTCTTTACGGAGATCTGGTATATGTGGATACAAAGGATACTTCCAAGGTAATAAGGTATTGGAAGTCTAGTAGTTTTACAGAGGGACTTTTCAAAAAGGGATGGCATCCACCACACCCCACATTTTTTGCCCGACGTAGGTATTATGAAGAATATGGGTATTTCAATCTTGACCTCAAAATAGCAGCCGATTATGAGTTGATGCTTAGATTTCTGGAGCGCCACAAATTAAATTCAGTATATTTACCAAGAGTTATGGTGAAGATGAGGATTGGGGGAGAGAGCAACAAGAGCATTAAAAACATCATTAGGGCCAACATTGAGTGCTACAAGGCCTGGAAGATAAACAAAATGAATGTATCACCCCTAATGGTTATAAGAAAACCACTGAGTAAAGTGATGCAATTGGCCACGGCGAAGGTGCCAATTTGACCGTTGCGGGGCACTGCCCCCCTACCAAAGGTTCTGAAGCTTCCCAAATGCGGGGATTGAGGAGTGGGTGTTTTGGGAGTCTTTGTAAACCAGTATAGGTCACATGTTCCACAACAAAAGTGCCCCCGGGCTCTCGAGTCCGACAACCAACTCTAATCACAAGGGTGGTCCTTTTGTTCCTTTTCCACTAAAAGGGAAACAGGTAAGCTTGTTTAACCTAACCCCTCCCAATGGTGGAAGGACTGGTTTAGGTAATACAAACGAGCCTCATCACTGCCTTAAACTCACACAACAGTCCCTAGTATCCCCTTTTAACACTTTGCCGGTGGCAGTCACAAAGTCTATCTGCTCAACAGTTCCCTACCATTTTTCCAAATCAAGACCAGGAGCACTAGAAGTAACGAGGTTTGGCATAATTTGAGAGGGGCATCGAGGGGGGCGGGGGGCACATTCAAAAAGCAATATGGAAACATATGCAACATAAATCATTAATTCAAGTAAACAAGACGGGGACTGCAGCCACTGCTATGAACCTAATCCACCGAATCAAATCTAATCTCAATGATGAGCACTTCGGAGAGGTACTGAAGGGGAGCATTTATACTCTCCTTGGCCGTGGCACAGGGGCAATACTTGCTCTGCTGCTTCAGCTACTAATTATAAGACAATATGGTGCCGAAGTGCTGGGGGTAACAGAACTTGTAAACTCCTTTTTGAACCTCATAGTGACACTGCCCCTTTTGGGCAATCATATAGCTATCTTAAGATTTATCCCCGAATACATAGGTAACAACTGCCCCCATGTGGCGTTTAAGGTCTATAGAAAACTCCTATATCTTGTAATTGCCCTGTCAGTAATACTCATTCCTCTTGTAATAGGCAATCCGGACTTTGTTGCAGAAAAGCTCTTCACAAAGCCCCAATATCAGACTTTCCTTCTCCTGGCAGGACTTTTTATCCCCTTCAGGGCTCTCTACGAGTATACACTTTTCGTCACAAGAGGACTTAGGCTCATTAGAGTCTTTTTTTTTCTACAACCCCTACCAATTGTTGTCAACCTGACCCTCCTCCTCGCCCTAACTGTGTTCTACAACGAATATAATCCAATATACTCCCTTCTCCTGGGGTACTTTGTAGCCTCAATGACAGGCATTGTAGTCTCAGAAAGGGAATTCGGAAAACTAAATAACCAAAAAATACCTAATACCCCCGTGAACTCTTCAGATTCACTTTCGGGCTCAGTTCCCTCAATGACAAGTCTTCTCTCAGTGTCCCTTCCCATGTTTATAACAAATTCCATGAACCATATAAACAATCAGGCAGGAGTACTGCTTCTGGGAGTTTTGAGTTCCGAAAGGGAGATTGCTTACTATGCAGT includes:
- a CDS encoding glycosyltransferase, giving the protein MKISVITVVRNRKDTIKDAIESVLSQTHQDTEYIVVDGASDDGTTEIIRQYQDKISKFISEPDKGIYDAMNKGIKLATGDVIGILNGDDLYASDDILETVAKEFMGKNIDCLYGDLVYVDTKDTSKVIRYWKSSSFTEGLFKKGWHPPHPTFFARRRYYEEYGYFNLDLKIAADYELMLRFLERHKLNSVYLPRVMVKMRIGGESNKSIKNIIRANIECYKAWKINKMNVSPLMVIRKPLSKVMQLATAKVPI
- a CDS encoding flippase, translated to MQHKSLIQVNKTGTAATAMNLIHRIKSNLNDEHFGEVLKGSIYTLLGRGTGAILALLLQLLIIRQYGAEVLGVTELVNSFLNLIVTLPLLGNHIAILRFIPEYIGNNCPHVAFKVYRKLLYLVIALSVILIPLVIGNPDFVAEKLFTKPQYQTFLLLAGLFIPFRALYEYTLFVTRGLRLIRVFFFLQPLPIVVNLTLLLALTVFYNEYNPIYSLLLGYFVASMTGIVVSEREFGKLNNQKIPNTPVNSSDSLSGSVPSMTSLLSVSLPMFITNSMNHINNQAGVLLLGVLSSEREIAYYAVAAKLASLTNFTLMAINSMVAPKFSELYHTGRIDQLQEVVRKSTKLTFWSSAPVLLGLLLFGRLLLESTYGREFLSSYVPLVILVVGQFVNAMSGAVTLFLNMTGNERLSTTIVFFSCVINLGMSYLLIPPCGIVGAAMASSFSVIFWNLSMVLVIRTNYNILFIHSPFDKPWGERQ